A genome region from Lactobacillus sp. ESL0791 includes the following:
- a CDS encoding DnaD domain protein, which produces MQYNDYRSLGFTTLQNGLIAYYAQIGISDAELVLIIQLEAFNQRGEQFPTNDQISANTNFSANQVADLLQQLIEQKFLTIEQLTDNKGKIADCYDLRPLYQKLDQFLQDHVLVNNQQGRKKKTSSADSLDNDPLNQLTRQFEIEFGRYLSPIEREEIAAWLNVDHYAPEIIKLALREAVLSQAYSLKYVDRILLNWQRHNLKTTAEVEKFLQRNR; this is translated from the coding sequence TTGCAATATAATGATTATCGTTCTTTAGGTTTTACCACGCTGCAAAACGGCTTAATTGCGTATTATGCGCAGATAGGGATCAGTGACGCAGAACTTGTTTTAATTATTCAGTTGGAGGCGTTTAATCAGCGCGGCGAACAGTTTCCCACCAACGATCAAATTTCTGCTAACACCAATTTTTCAGCAAATCAGGTGGCTGATTTGCTGCAGCAATTAATCGAACAAAAATTTTTAACGATTGAACAATTAACCGATAATAAGGGAAAAATTGCTGACTGTTATGATTTACGTCCCCTATACCAAAAACTGGACCAATTTTTACAGGATCACGTTCTTGTTAACAATCAGCAGGGCAGAAAGAAAAAAACAAGTTCTGCTGACAGCCTAGATAACGACCCGCTGAACCAGCTGACTAGGCAGTTCGAAATCGAATTCGGACGCTATCTAAGCCCGATTGAGCGTGAAGAAATTGCTGCTTGGCTTAACGTGGACCATTACGCACCGGAAATAATTAAATTGGCTTTGCGGGAAGCGGTTCTGTCACAGGCATATAGCTTAAAATACGTTGACAGGATCTTATTGAACTGGCAGCGCCATAATTTAAAAACGACAGCAGAAGTAGAAAAATTTTTACAAAGGAACCGGTAA
- the asnS gene encoding asparagine--tRNA ligase — translation MTELISIEDCSKHVGEEVQMHVWLTDKRSSGKIVFLQLRDGTAFFQGVVRKNDVSEDVFNTAKALYQEASFYLTGTIHEDSRSHFGYEVQISDIKVVTNNEGYPIGNKEHGIEFLLDHRHLWLRSRRPFAIMRIRNVIYKATVDFFESEGFVKFDAPIFMHSAPEGTTELFHTEYFGGDAYLSQSGQLYGEVGAEAFGKIFTFGPTFRAEESKTRRHLTEFWMMEPEMAWMHQDESLDLQERFLTYVVKQVLANCQYELSLLDRDPKKLEPAAQGNYTRLSYDDAVKMLQEDGRDFKWGDDFGAPDEAYISEKFDRPFFIVNYPTSIKPFYMKKNPENPKEYLCADALAPEGYGEIMGGSERESDYNTLKKQIAEAGLNEADYSWYLDLRKYGSVPHSGFGMGFERVIAWICKLDHVREAIPFPRMINRLEP, via the coding sequence ATGACAGAATTAATTTCAATTGAAGATTGTTCCAAGCATGTTGGCGAAGAAGTACAAATGCATGTTTGGTTAACAGATAAACGTTCGAGCGGGAAAATTGTTTTCTTGCAGTTGCGGGACGGAACAGCTTTCTTTCAGGGTGTAGTCCGTAAAAATGATGTTAGCGAAGATGTGTTTAATACAGCAAAAGCACTGTATCAGGAAGCCAGTTTTTATTTAACTGGAACAATCCATGAGGACAGTCGGTCACATTTTGGTTATGAGGTACAGATTTCCGACATCAAAGTTGTTACCAATAACGAGGGCTATCCGATCGGCAACAAGGAACACGGAATTGAATTTTTACTTGATCATCGCCACTTGTGGCTGCGCAGCCGTCGGCCATTTGCAATCATGCGCATTAGAAACGTCATCTATAAGGCAACCGTTGACTTTTTTGAGAGTGAAGGTTTTGTAAAGTTTGATGCACCGATCTTTATGCATTCTGCTCCTGAAGGCACCACTGAATTATTCCATACGGAATATTTTGGTGGTGATGCATATCTATCCCAATCGGGACAATTGTACGGTGAGGTTGGGGCGGAAGCCTTTGGTAAAATATTTACTTTTGGGCCGACCTTTAGAGCTGAGGAATCCAAAACCCGCCGCCACTTAACCGAATTTTGGATGATGGAGCCGGAAATGGCTTGGATGCATCAGGACGAATCATTGGATCTTCAGGAACGCTTTTTAACTTATGTTGTTAAGCAGGTATTGGCTAACTGCCAATATGAGCTCAGTCTTCTTGACCGCGATCCAAAGAAATTAGAGCCTGCAGCTCAAGGAAACTACACACGTTTGTCATACGATGATGCGGTCAAAATGTTACAGGAAGATGGACGGGATTTCAAGTGGGGCGATGATTTTGGTGCTCCGGATGAGGCCTACATTTCCGAAAAATTTGACCGACCGTTTTTCATTGTCAACTATCCAACAAGCATCAAGCCTTTTTATATGAAAAAGAATCCTGAAAACCCTAAGGAGTATCTTTGTGCAGACGCCCTGGCACCTGAAGGTTACGGTGAAATCATGGGCGGTTCAGAACGTGAGAGCGATTATAACACCTTAAAAAAGCAAATTGCGGAGGCCGGCTTAAACGAAGCTGATTACAGCTGGTACCTTGATTTGCGTAAATATGGCAGTGTGCCGCACTCAGGCTTTGGGATGGGCTTTGAGCGGGTAATTGCTTGGATCTGCAAGCTGGATCACGTTCGTGAAGCAATTCCGTTTCCAAGAATGATTAACCGCCTGGAACCATAA
- a CDS encoding helicase C-terminal domain-containing protein codes for MTNGFMRDTFAVVDLETTGTQRENNNHIIQFGCAIIKKRQIVKTYSFMINPKREIPLAVQNLTGIHNEDVKKAKDFAYFAPKICRILKNTIFVAHNVNFDFPFLNYELMQHGYEALPNKAIDTVELAKIAFPTLPSYKLSDLTSQLKIKHLNPHKADSDAYGTAVLLLKIISKLETLPQATLNTLSSLSHGLLRDTSDIFMTLAENSRKQKRPLAKNYVQVRNIVLQRQETKTAINAAHQAKAKFPSSDKDKKALFKGRVNYRAPQVKLINCLHDFINNPAERAMLVEAPNGTGKTFSYLFAYAYQLYVNRKLVIATPTKVLQSQIIDQEIPQMLKVTDLDLTAQVVKSSGHYLDLDGFVQSLFTETSNKPTLVLQMQILVWLTQTKTGDLDELQLTNYNAPLFAQISHPGDARVGSSFAGVDFWNLARQQQEQADILVTNHAYLANHYTDTIWGQNPYLVIDEAHRFTDNVIASRNDSFQFESLWGVLSHLRNLLYYDDDSVIVQFGNDVQLNFLLEKIEPNILKLIHQINGLQKELYSHHDQAINQTTLPNGKLLLSFQGTTLFPVASQFPKLLARFAHTLETVRQETNEILFSLYQEKDSLLANSETLLGEITDQIDQLDFYTEKSYQLADLLASRQNIEAEGFIVALTNPEDALSVNLHWITLDPSSTLKQIYQRFDHLLFISATLTNNGSFAYTKKQLAVEDLQPVEYVGQKTFDLNKNLQVLAVSNMPDFTSKEYDQELEKILTDDLADKKHVLVLMTNLDKIRSIFVAIMNNPKLKDFEILAQGFSGSVNRMAKRFAISEKAILLGADSFWEGVDFHQCGIDLVIAAKLPFESPNQAEVQLRQQKLHDMGRDTFTNDSLPRAVIRFRQGMGRLIRGEDDHGQFLILDSRIWSKEYGTVFLQAIPVKITKVSLKKLHSKLKNYD; via the coding sequence ATGACCAATGGTTTCATGCGGGATACTTTTGCCGTCGTCGATCTGGAAACGACCGGAACGCAAAGAGAAAATAACAATCATATTATTCAATTTGGCTGTGCAATTATTAAAAAACGCCAAATTGTAAAAACTTATTCGTTTATGATCAACCCCAAGCGTGAAATTCCGTTGGCAGTGCAAAATTTAACCGGTATTCACAATGAGGATGTTAAAAAAGCCAAAGACTTTGCCTATTTTGCCCCTAAAATTTGTCGAATATTAAAAAATACCATTTTTGTTGCCCACAATGTTAATTTTGATTTTCCATTTCTTAATTATGAATTGATGCAGCATGGCTATGAGGCGCTGCCCAATAAGGCAATTGATACGGTTGAACTGGCCAAAATTGCTTTTCCGACCTTGCCTTCATATAAGTTAAGCGACCTGACGTCTCAATTAAAAATCAAGCACTTAAATCCGCATAAGGCCGACTCCGATGCGTATGGAACCGCGGTTTTGCTATTGAAGATTATTTCCAAGCTTGAAACTTTGCCGCAGGCGACACTCAACACTTTGAGCTCACTATCGCACGGATTATTGCGCGATACATCAGATATTTTTATGACGCTAGCGGAAAACTCACGCAAGCAAAAACGACCTTTAGCGAAAAATTATGTTCAGGTGCGTAATATTGTGCTGCAAAGGCAAGAAACAAAAACAGCAATCAATGCAGCGCATCAGGCAAAAGCCAAGTTTCCCAGTAGTGATAAAGATAAAAAAGCCTTATTTAAAGGTAGGGTCAATTACCGAGCACCTCAGGTTAAGCTGATTAACTGTCTGCATGATTTTATTAATAATCCGGCAGAACGGGCAATGTTAGTAGAAGCGCCTAACGGGACGGGGAAAACTTTTTCTTATTTGTTTGCTTATGCCTACCAGCTGTATGTCAACAGAAAGCTGGTGATTGCGACACCGACTAAGGTTCTGCAGAGCCAAATAATTGACCAGGAAATCCCCCAAATGCTCAAGGTGACCGACCTTGACTTGACCGCCCAAGTAGTTAAGTCAAGTGGGCATTACCTTGATCTGGATGGTTTTGTGCAGAGTTTGTTTACAGAAACAAGCAATAAGCCAACCTTGGTGCTGCAAATGCAGATTCTGGTTTGGCTGACCCAAACCAAAACCGGTGACCTAGACGAATTACAGCTAACCAATTATAACGCTCCGCTGTTTGCCCAAATCAGTCATCCGGGGGATGCTCGAGTTGGCAGCAGCTTTGCTGGTGTTGATTTTTGGAATTTGGCGCGGCAACAGCAGGAACAGGCCGATATTTTGGTGACCAACCATGCCTATCTCGCCAATCATTATACCGATACCATCTGGGGACAAAACCCGTATCTGGTAATTGATGAGGCTCACCGTTTTACTGATAATGTGATTGCGTCACGAAATGATTCTTTTCAATTTGAATCATTGTGGGGTGTGCTCAGTCATCTGCGCAACTTACTTTATTACGATGATGATAGTGTCATTGTCCAATTTGGCAATGATGTGCAGCTTAACTTTTTGCTTGAAAAAATTGAACCGAATATTTTAAAGTTAATTCATCAAATTAACGGCCTTCAAAAAGAATTGTATTCGCACCATGATCAGGCAATTAATCAAACAACCTTGCCTAACGGAAAGCTTTTGCTGAGTTTTCAAGGTACAACTTTATTTCCTGTTGCCAGTCAATTTCCAAAACTTTTGGCTCGCTTTGCCCACACCTTGGAAACAGTCAGGCAGGAAACCAACGAAATTTTATTTAGTCTGTACCAGGAAAAAGACAGTCTGCTTGCAAACAGTGAAACCTTGTTAGGTGAAATCACTGACCAAATTGATCAGCTTGATTTTTATACCGAAAAAAGTTATCAATTGGCAGATTTGCTTGCAAGCAGGCAAAATATTGAAGCGGAAGGCTTCATTGTTGCGCTCACCAATCCTGAAGACGCCCTGAGTGTCAACTTGCACTGGATAACACTTGATCCGTCAAGCACGCTCAAACAGATTTATCAACGCTTTGACCACCTTTTGTTTATCAGTGCAACACTGACCAATAACGGCAGTTTTGCCTATACAAAAAAGCAATTAGCAGTGGAAGACTTGCAGCCGGTTGAATATGTAGGGCAAAAGACCTTTGACCTCAATAAAAATTTGCAGGTGCTGGCGGTCAGCAACATGCCTGACTTCACCAGCAAAGAGTATGACCAAGAATTAGAAAAAATTCTGACTGATGATCTTGCAGACAAAAAGCACGTTCTTGTTTTAATGACTAATTTAGACAAGATTCGCAGCATTTTTGTGGCCATTATGAACAATCCCAAATTAAAGGACTTCGAGATTTTGGCACAGGGCTTTTCCGGTTCGGTCAACCGCATGGCTAAAAGGTTCGCAATTAGTGAAAAAGCCATTCTGCTTGGTGCGGACAGTTTTTGGGAAGGCGTAGATTTTCACCAATGCGGGATCGATTTGGTGATTGCGGCCAAGCTGCCGTTTGAATCACCTAATCAGGCCGAGGTACAGCTGCGCCAGCAAAAGTTACATGATATGGGGCGGGACACCTTTACAAACGACTCTTTGCCGCGGGCGGTAATTCGTTTTCGGCAGGGTATGGGGCGGCTGATCCGCGGAGAAGATGACCACGGTCAGTTTCTGATTTTAGATTCGCGCATTTGGTCAAAAGAATATGGGACAGTATTTTTGCAGGCGATACCCGTAAAAATCACTAAAGTCAGTTTGAAGAAATTACATAGTAAGCTTAAAAATTATGATTAA
- the recU gene encoding Holliday junction resolvase RecU: MVKYPNGSSAAYHKSAVPKMQHAYHLHRKNVNFSDRGMSLEQQINESNKYYRIKGIAVVHKKPTPIQIVKVDYPKRSRAVIREAYFRQASTTDYNGVYNGYYLDFEAKETRNKTNFPLKNFHEHQIIHLAACIAQQGVCFTIIKFTSLERYFVTPASYVIKAWQEKHKSSLTLCEIEKVSIEMASGFNPTLPYLKAVDHFIADRKSNNEKK, from the coding sequence ATGGTCAAATATCCGAATGGCAGCTCAGCCGCATATCATAAGTCAGCAGTGCCGAAAATGCAGCATGCTTATCACCTTCACCGTAAAAACGTAAACTTTTCCGACCGTGGGATGTCCTTAGAACAACAAATCAATGAGTCCAATAAGTATTATCGCATAAAGGGGATTGCTGTTGTTCATAAAAAACCAACACCAATTCAAATTGTTAAGGTTGATTATCCGAAAAGGTCAAGAGCGGTAATTCGTGAGGCTTATTTTCGCCAGGCCTCTACAACCGACTATAATGGGGTTTATAATGGTTACTATCTGGACTTTGAAGCAAAGGAAACAAGGAATAAAACTAATTTTCCGCTGAAAAATTTTCATGAGCACCAGATTATTCATTTAGCCGCGTGTATTGCGCAGCAAGGAGTTTGTTTTACCATTATTAAATTTACCAGCTTAGAGAGATACTTTGTTACACCAGCAAGTTATGTCATTAAAGCTTGGCAGGAAAAGCATAAAAGTTCATTAACGCTTTGTGAGATCGAAAAAGTTTCAATTGAAATGGCCAGCGGGTTTAATCCCACCCTCCCCTATCTCAAAGCAGTTGATCATTTTATTGCAGATAGGAAAAGTAATAATGAAAAAAAATGA
- the nth gene encoding endonuclease III — protein sequence MTKEKLLNDKEARAVLRKINQMYPDAKSELVWDNKFHLLCAVLMSAQTTDKMVNRVMPKFIADFPDSKALAQAPIKEIETDISKIGLYHSKAKHLKKTAEILVEKYDGQIPADKKLLVSLPGVGEKTANVVLADGFGIPAIAVDTHVARISKSFHIVKQTAKPHEIEQRLEEVLPKDEWIHTHHAMILFGRYSMTARDKEDPYSYLK from the coding sequence ATGACTAAAGAAAAATTATTGAATGATAAAGAGGCAAGGGCGGTATTACGGAAGATCAATCAGATGTATCCTGATGCCAAGAGCGAACTGGTTTGGGACAATAAATTTCATTTGCTGTGTGCGGTATTAATGAGTGCACAGACAACGGACAAGATGGTCAATCGGGTGATGCCGAAATTTATCGCCGATTTCCCTGATTCCAAGGCACTCGCTCAAGCCCCCATCAAGGAGATTGAAACTGATATTTCTAAGATCGGTCTTTATCATTCGAAAGCAAAACACTTAAAGAAAACTGCCGAAATTTTGGTCGAGAAGTATGACGGTCAGATTCCCGCCGATAAAAAATTATTGGTAAGTCTTCCTGGCGTGGGCGAAAAAACCGCCAATGTGGTTTTGGCCGACGGGTTTGGGATTCCGGCAATTGCGGTTGATACACACGTTGCCCGCATTTCTAAGAGCTTTCATATTGTCAAACAAACGGCCAAGCCACACGAAATTGAGCAACGATTGGAAGAAGTGTTGCCTAAAGATGAGTGGATTCATACTCACCATGCAATGATTCTTTTTGGCAGATATTCAATGACTGCTCGGGATAAAGAAGATCCATATTCATATCTGAAATAA
- a CDS encoding DivIVA domain-containing protein, with product MANLNDVKLSGEDILKKQFKTKVKGFDPDDVDAYLDQVITDYDTFHQIIEDLYGQIGQLQRELMDSKKKLQETEKDDAEMHEEVKTYAPRRSRSEEFPSVSRNNGENSTNMEIIQRISALERKVYKLEKHVYGLQNE from the coding sequence ATGGCAAATTTAAATGATGTTAAATTATCTGGAGAAGATATATTAAAAAAGCAGTTTAAGACCAAGGTTAAAGGCTTTGATCCCGATGATGTTGACGCCTATTTGGATCAAGTGATCACCGATTATGATACTTTTCACCAAATAATCGAGGATCTTTACGGTCAGATCGGCCAATTACAGCGTGAATTAATGGATTCCAAGAAAAAGTTGCAGGAAACTGAAAAGGACGATGCTGAAATGCATGAAGAGGTTAAAACCTATGCACCAAGGAGATCCCGAAGCGAAGAATTTCCTTCCGTGTCCAGAAATAACGGTGAAAACTCAACTAACATGGAGATTATTCAAAGAATTTCAGCCTTGGAACGCAAAGTTTATAAGCTAGAAAAACATGTTTACGGCTTACAAAATGAATAA
- a CDS encoding transglycosylase domain-containing protein, whose product MKKNDSNSKNVVRESRQAYSRQHRKKRPWVSIIKWVFFALLLFIVSGIGLFAFYAKDAPSISESQLESGGTSSLYTSDGKFLLSLGSEKRIYVRDSPKLDLLKAAVVSVEDKRFYKDKLGIDPIRIVGSVLSNAQSNSISAGGSTITQQLVKLTVFSTSASQRTLKRKAQEAWLAMRVQREFTHDQILEFYINKVYMNYGNYGIGTAADYYYNKPIDKLDLAQTALLAGMPNAPVKYDPYVYPKLAKYRRDIVLKAMLDNKKITQMQYNQAIKESVKHGLRKHQAANESRIRKIDDPYIKEVISEVKEKGFNPYNDNLKITINIDQKAQNKLYELANDNQVPFTNNKMQIGATVIDPSNGHVVAILGGRHLPSVQLGLDRAVQTARSTGSSIKPVLDYGPAIQYLNWSTAKMINDSKYIYPGTHIQLYDWDNKYDGMMTIRHALEQSRNVPAVKTLKKVGVGRASLFARKLGVNVPANSGLSVAIGANASSLQMAGAFGAFATMGVYHKPQFVSKIQTPDGLTRNYDSAGVRVMKKSTAYMITDMLKGVIKSGSGTAAQIHGLYQAGKTGTVKYADEDLVKYPSYNSTPKDSWFIGYTQSYVMGVWTGYDNLRDGTILGVGAQSAQLMYKNMMSYLMQQKPNIDWEKPASVIRAKIAKNSNPPQVSATGQWQLFVRNHAPAGIVDDTSYDDKDEETDTSNRSYTTTNNQQTSSTSERDNQNGSTAQANKNKNNNLQNKKNKADEANKNKQNTNSNKNEQNSTTNNNNNEENNTTTNDNNQNNDQGDQGTDNH is encoded by the coding sequence ATGAAAAAAAATGATAGTAATTCTAAAAATGTTGTTCGTGAATCCAGACAGGCGTACAGCAGGCAGCACCGCAAAAAAAGGCCGTGGGTAAGCATTATCAAATGGGTTTTCTTTGCCCTCCTTTTGTTTATTGTTTCTGGCATTGGCTTGTTTGCCTTTTATGCTAAAGATGCACCAAGCATTAGCGAGAGCCAGCTTGAAAGCGGCGGCACTTCTAGTCTTTATACCAGTGATGGCAAGTTCCTGCTTTCACTAGGCTCGGAAAAACGAATTTATGTCAGGGACAGTCCAAAATTGGATTTGCTAAAAGCAGCAGTTGTATCTGTGGAAGATAAACGTTTCTACAAAGATAAGCTGGGAATTGATCCGATTAGAATTGTTGGCTCAGTCCTTTCGAACGCTCAAAGCAACAGTATTTCTGCCGGGGGTTCAACAATTACCCAGCAGCTCGTTAAACTGACGGTTTTTTCTACTTCTGCTTCCCAGAGAACCTTGAAACGCAAAGCCCAAGAAGCATGGCTGGCAATGCGGGTTCAGCGGGAATTTACCCACGACCAGATCTTAGAATTTTATATTAATAAAGTTTACATGAATTACGGTAATTATGGCATCGGCACGGCGGCTGACTATTATTACAACAAGCCGATTGACAAATTGGATTTGGCCCAAACCGCTCTGCTTGCCGGAATGCCAAATGCTCCGGTTAAATATGATCCGTATGTTTATCCTAAACTAGCAAAATACCGCCGGGACATTGTTTTAAAAGCAATGCTTGATAATAAGAAAATTACCCAGATGCAGTATAACCAGGCAATAAAGGAAAGTGTCAAGCACGGCTTGCGCAAACATCAGGCTGCTAACGAATCAAGAATTCGTAAAATTGATGATCCGTATATTAAGGAAGTTATCTCCGAAGTTAAGGAAAAAGGCTTTAATCCTTATAATGACAACCTCAAAATAACGATTAATATTGATCAGAAAGCCCAAAATAAGTTATACGAATTAGCCAATGATAACCAGGTCCCGTTTACCAACAATAAAATGCAGATTGGGGCAACTGTAATTGATCCAAGTAACGGTCACGTTGTCGCGATTTTGGGTGGTCGGCACCTCCCTTCCGTGCAGCTAGGACTTGACCGAGCTGTGCAGACGGCTAGGTCGACCGGTTCCTCAATCAAACCAGTATTAGATTATGGACCGGCAATTCAATATTTAAATTGGTCAACAGCGAAAATGATTAACGATAGTAAGTATATTTATCCGGGAACTCATATTCAGCTTTACGATTGGGATAATAAGTATGACGGCATGATGACCATTCGGCATGCCTTGGAGCAATCACGCAACGTCCCTGCTGTTAAAACTTTGAAGAAAGTAGGCGTTGGCCGAGCCTCCCTGTTTGCAAGAAAGTTAGGGGTTAATGTTCCAGCCAATTCCGGACTGTCAGTTGCGATTGGTGCCAATGCCTCTAGTCTGCAAATGGCCGGGGCGTTTGGGGCGTTTGCTACGATGGGTGTCTACCACAAGCCCCAGTTTGTTTCTAAAATTCAAACGCCCGATGGCCTAACAAGAAACTATGATTCAGCTGGTGTGCGTGTCATGAAGAAATCAACGGCCTACATGATCACGGACATGCTGAAAGGCGTAATTAAATCTGGGTCTGGTACTGCGGCACAAATTCATGGTTTATATCAGGCTGGGAAAACCGGTACTGTTAAATACGCGGACGAAGACCTGGTTAAATATCCAAGCTACAACTCTACTCCAAAAGATTCATGGTTTATTGGCTATACCCAAAGTTATGTTATGGGTGTCTGGACCGGTTATGATAATTTACGAGATGGGACAATTTTAGGTGTCGGTGCACAATCGGCGCAGTTAATGTATAAAAACATGATGAGTTACCTAATGCAGCAAAAACCAAATATTGACTGGGAAAAGCCCGCTTCGGTAATCAGAGCCAAAATTGCTAAAAATTCTAATCCGCCGCAAGTGTCTGCAACGGGCCAATGGCAGTTATTTGTTCGCAACCATGCGCCAGCTGGTATTGTAGATGATACATCATATGATGACAAAGATGAAGAAACGGATACTAGTAACCGAAGCTACACAACTACCAATAACCAGCAAACTTCATCAACTAGTGAGCGTGACAACCAAAACGGTTCTACTGCGCAAGCAAATAAGAATAAAAACAATAATTTGCAAAACAAAAAAAATAAAGCTGATGAGGCAAATAAAAACAAGCAGAATACAAACTCAAATAAAAATGAGCAAAATTCTACTACCAATAATAATAACAATGAAGAAAACAATACAACCACAAACGATAACAACCAGAATAATGACCAAGGCGATCAAGGAACGGATAATCACTAA
- a CDS encoding DUF1273 domain-containing protein, whose translation MQRLWVTGYRSYELNAFGDTDPKIQVIKYALKNYFINLLENQQLDWIITGANLGVEQWASEAALELRENYPVSIAIMIPYEEFANRWNEKNQAKFLKLKQQVDFFASTSNKPYTSPLQLRNYQNFMLLHTDRALMIYDEEHVGKPKYDYQLIKQHQETASYQLDLLDFYDLQDAAEEYQTKKGLEKYSE comes from the coding sequence ATGCAACGTCTATGGGTAACAGGTTACCGCAGTTATGAATTAAATGCTTTTGGCGATACAGATCCCAAAATTCAAGTAATTAAGTATGCGTTGAAAAATTATTTTATTAATTTATTGGAAAATCAACAATTAGACTGGATCATCACGGGAGCCAACCTGGGTGTTGAGCAGTGGGCAAGCGAAGCTGCGCTCGAACTCAGGGAAAATTATCCAGTTAGCATCGCAATCATGATTCCCTATGAAGAATTTGCCAATCGATGGAATGAAAAAAATCAGGCGAAATTTTTAAAACTCAAACAGCAAGTTGATTTCTTTGCTTCAACTTCGAATAAGCCATACACCAGCCCGCTGCAGCTGCGCAATTACCAAAACTTTATGCTGCTGCATACTGACAGGGCATTAATGATCTATGACGAAGAACATGTCGGCAAACCAAAATATGATTATCAACTTATCAAACAGCACCAAGAAACGGCTAGTTACCAGCTGGATTTGTTGGATTTTTACGATTTACAGGATGCGGCTGAGGAATACCAAACAAAAAAAGGACTAGAAAAATATTCCGAATAA